The following are from one region of the Trichoderma breve strain T069 chromosome 5, whole genome shotgun sequence genome:
- a CDS encoding argonaute siRNA chaperone (ARC) complex subunit arb1 domain-containing protein yields the protein MPPEMDSAAIPDGDGAKAVESQPEVDESVISIPTLSVTGAGAEAQEEEADEDALDDAVDPAQPSAPTKKKRKNKKTTVARGPLALPKNRGNGFEEYFADPPMTPDEAMEEKQEIYSPRIQSCIQRFRSRRRVQYPRTTYFDDYLFLGGVDTNQAAYSGLDPKELKQLTPAQRREATVRDVVYEGTSGGDRFYNGDETKWTVDFASVAAGFLSRAIIPLTGLQTGPMEDAIDVIENFLRYVLHHDVCPEYEKNVKEALNVCLMAREEWPMLNSLQAALPGLFNFAATELFSKTDPDAWALDLFQIPEGFDAKSVFYSAITMLGDTKVFEHLVANAVELVNQYECTLEITKVHLPTKELIERFQKLAITTDGNKKIRLMELGKLTLKPAAIEDGWVEPDIQHPLQGKEIELYFEQNILVNLKPGMKMTLEICELGADVRFVKHIRKIVPSFYTFLAQELMVHFRVPEQNDRAAPSVHNPTAEDSQPVEE from the exons ATGCCACCAGAGATGGATTCCGCTGCAATTCCCGACGGCGATGGTGCAAAGGCCGTCGAATCACAGCCTGAGGTGGACGAAAGTGTGATCTCGATACCGACCCTTTCGGTCAcaggagctggagcagaagctcaggaagaggaagcggaCGAGGACGCTCTGGATGACGCCGTTGATCCTGCTCAACCTTCAGCGCCcacgaagaagaaacgaaagaacaagaaaacaaCAGTCGCCAGGGGTCCACTGGCATTGCCCAAGAATCGCGGCAATGGATTTGAAG AGTATTTTGCAGACCCTCCCATGACTCCTGATGAAGCCATGGAggagaaacaagagatatATTCTCC ACGAATTCAGTCATGCATTCAGCGTTTCCGCTCTCGTCGCCGTGTCCAATATCCGAGAACTACCTACTTTGACGACTACCTCTTCCTTGGTGGCGTGGATACGAACCAAGCTGCCTACTCTGGACTTGATCCAAAGGAACTCAAGCAACTCACACCTGCACAACGTCGCGAAGCCACGGTTAGGGATGTCGTCTATGAAGGTACCAGTGGTGGTGACCGCTTTTACAATGGCGACGAAACCAAATGGACTGTCGACTTTGCCAGCGTAGCAGCAGGCTTCCTCTCCAGAGCAATCATCCCCTTGACTGGTCTTCAGACTGGACCAATGGAAGACGCCATAGATGTGATTGAGAACTTTCTTCGATACGTCCTCCATCACGATGTCTGTCCCGAGTATGAAAAGAATGTCAAAGAGGCACTGAATGTCTGTCTGATGGCTAGAGAAGAATGGCCCATGCTCAACTCTTTGCAAGCCGCACTTCCGGGTCTCTTCAACTTTGCTGCGACGGAGTTGTTCTCGAAGACTGATCCCGATGCATGGGCCCTTGATTTGTTTCAGATTCCCGAGGGGTTCGATGCGAAGTCTGTCTTCTATTCGGCCATTACAATGCTGGGCGATACCAAAGTGTTTGAACATCTTGTTGCTAACGCCGTGGAGCTTGTCAACCAATATGAATGCACTCTAGAGATAACAAAGGTCCATCTCCCAACCAAAGAGCTGATCGAGCGATTCCAGAAGCTTGCCATCACTACAGACGGCAACAAAAAGATCCGACTCATGGAACTGGGCAAACTCACTCTCAAACCAGCCGCGATCGAGGATGGATGGGTCGAGCCGGACATACAGCATCCGCTACagggcaaggagattgagtTGTATTTCGAGCAAAACATCCTTGTCAACCTCAAGCCAGGTATGAAGATGACGTTGGAAATCTGCGAACTTGGAGCTGACGTTCGTTTTGTCAAACATATTCGCAAGATTGTCCCCTCATTCTACACGTTTCTTGCGCAGGAGTTGATGGTACACTTCAGGGTTCCAGAACAAAATGACCGCGCGGCGCCATCAGTGCACAATCCTACGGCGGAAGACAGTCAACCAGTGGAGGAGTAA
- a CDS encoding proteolipid membrane potential modulator domain-containing protein → MCSADIFLGVLAILFPPLPVWVKCGICSADSLINILLCILGFIPGLLHAWYIIAKFPEPAYEYEAIPNEHGGGRVTYVYVQTPHGAHCQQPKPQEEQGRMNYGTTSRPEQHPSPSSRPQQNGGANSGEGSSDPQGVPPSYAEVVAGDHKVQTRD, encoded by the exons atgtgCTCTGCCGACATCTTCCTAGGCGTCCTCGCCATTCTCTTCCCCCCGCTGCCTG TCTGGGTCAAGTGCGGCATCTGTAGCGCCGACTccctcatcaacatcctcctctGCATCCTCGGCTTCATCCCCGGCCTTCTCCACGCCTGGTACATCATCGCAAAGTTCCCCGAGCcggcgtacgagtacgaggCTATCCCCAACGAGCACGGAGGCGGCCGTGTCACATATGTCTACGTTCAGACGCCCCATGGCGCTCACTGCCAGCAGCCCAAGCCCCAGGAGGAGCAGGGCCGTATGAACTATGGTACCACCTCTCGGCCTGAGCAGCACCCCAGCCCTTCTTCTCGACCTCAGCAGAACGGTGGTGCAAACTCTGGAGAGGGCAGCTCTGATCCTCAGGGTGTTCCTCCTTCGTACGCCGAGGTTGTTGCCGGCGACCACAAGGTCCAGACACGCGATTAA